In the Oceanispirochaeta sp. genome, CAATGCTGTTCCGGCCGAGTTCATAGATTTCTCCCAGTTCATCTACGGCCCATCGTTTCCCATCCCAGATCAGCCATTTTTTCCAGGGAGCACAGAACTTGATCTTCTCGCCATAATCCTCCAGCATCATCCGTGCATTGAAGAAGTCAGAATAATCTTCCCCCCGTTCGTCTGTATTCATAGAAAGCACAAGGATGGCTTCCCTCTCATGGTGTTTCTCTATCCCCATGCTGGGAGAATCCGGAGATGCCCACTCCTTGAGTGCTTCCAGATAGCCGGCCCAGCGGAGGGAGAAGTAGCGTTCCGAGCGCAGCTCCTCCTCCGTCAGGTCATGGGACAGGCGGCTGCAGCAGTTGTACATCAATGCCAGCAGGCCATAGCGCTTAAAGGTCTGTCCCTCCTGTAAGAGGGTCATGACGGCCAGTTGTTCGTCACTCCACCCCTCACGCCGGTAGGCGATGGCTTTGTTCACCTCACTTCGTTCATCTTCTTCAAATCTCCGAATCCTGTCGGTCATCAGTTTGAGATTTGTTCTTCTTGCCATTCAATTCTCCTTTTCTTGGTTCCTCTTTTGGAACCTCTGGTTTAGCCCGGACAAGGAAGGATATGCAGTGATGAAGGGCTAATTGTTTTTATTGTGAATGGAAAAATGGGCTTTGGGGGGTAGGGTTTACCCTATGTTTTAAGGGTAAAACTTCACTAGAATCGATTTTAATCAGTGAGAAGTGATATTTGATCAGAAAAGTTGAGCTTATATACTAATTTGTTTTTTTTTAACTTATGAGGTATCCACAATAGATTTTCGTTCCCAGCATCTCTTGTGGAAGTACAACTTCAACATATTTTGAAAATGATTATCCCATTGCTCAATATTGGCGAAAGTATGGTACTTGCTTTCCATTGTTCTATCATTGAGAAAACCTAAATATATTCAAACTACTGGAATGCTATAATACCCATTATTTGAGAACCTCCCAATGACCGCCTTTGTCTGGTCCGACTCGCTTGATTTTATTCTGACTTTGCAGTGCTGCAATGTTCTTCTCTATAGCCCTATCTCCAATCCCGACGGCTTTTGATAGTTCCGCTATTGTTATATTCGGATTTTCAGCCATTAGAGATACAATTTTCTCCGAACTTTTCTCCGAACTTTTCTCCGAACTTTTCTGGGAATCGACTGGACCCTTGACTGGACCTTCTAAAGGAAGGGTTAATTGAAAGTACTGTTTGTCTTCTTTGAAGACCGGTTTGGCTCCCTTTGAATAGAGGGGGAGATACTTGTTAATATTTCGAACTCCCGAACCTAATTCATCAAAACGTCCCAGCTGTATCATAAATTTGCAGAGAGTGGGATTATGGGAATAGGGATGCAGGTTCTCCGGTGTGATTTCTCCAAAAAAATGCTGCGTACAGGGATTGTCTAAGATCACCCTATCATTGTATATGATCAACCGGCCAGGAGAGGCACTCATATAATCCCGATGGGAGATAATATTGGAGATGGCTTCCCGGAAGATCTTGTCCATCAGACTGATACGCATATCCCCTTCCAAATAGAAAGGGTCATTTAAATGTTTATCAACAAAGGCCATCATCTGATCATAGGCATCAATCAAGTTGGTTCTAATTTCTACCCGGTCATCATAGCGTTCCTCATCATTGCGGCGGAGAAGGCAATCAAATTTATAGGCCGGGACGGCTCGTTGAATTGCCAGATCACTTCCAAAAAGAAGGAGAGCTGCCAGGGTTAAACAATTCTTTCCTGTTTCTTTGTCGATGGTATAGAATCCGCCGATTTGAAGCAGCTCTTCGTTGCTTAACTGTATCCAGGGATGGCTGGAGTTGTAGGCGTGCATTAAGGCTCTGACTTTATCAAAGAGTTCAGGGCGTAAATCGTCCAGAGTGGCCATCTGCTGGGGGCGTTGTTCGGAGAAGAGTCCAAGTTTACGGTTTAAAAGACCTGCCAATTGTTCAGTTCCCTGAACTCTGTAATCGCCGTCTTCACTGCGGAGGTAGATCTGCCCTCCGGTTTTATGGAGCTGGGAACTGAGGGGTACTTGCACTGTAATGATCCATTTTCCACCCATTTCATAGTCTTTTGGAAACAGGAGGTACGGGAGATCCAGTTTTTGAGGATTATTGGATAGGTTAGCCAGGTTGGCTTTCATTTGGTCTTTTGCAGCGGGGTTAACGCCTTTGATTTCTCCTTTGTCTGAGACTCCCAGGAGGATTGTTCCTCCATCGGTGTTGAGGAAGGCGCATATTGTTTCAAAGAGGTTTGTGGGGAGTGCATTGTAGGCTTCTTTGAATTCAATGTTGAGGTTTTCACCTTGGGTGAGGAGTTCTTTAATCTGGTTGATTGTCATGTGTTATCCCCCCTTGTATCATATACATCGATTATGACTTGGATTATATCGAATCCTTCATTATGAACGACTTCAAAAGATTCTTTTATAATATCCAGCATTTTATTCTTTGAATATATTTTTTGTTTTTCGGCTTTATATTCATCCTATAGTAAAGTGCTTAATGAGTACGGAAGTCTATGCTGTCTCAACCACTCGCCTTTTTGTTCTTCAGGAAGAATTTTGTTTTCAAGCAGTAGAGCCAGTTTTTCCCCGGGATTCCGCTGATGAGGGGTCATTCCATCTGCATCATCCAGACTCAGTTTACCAGTTCTGTACTTTTCTATCCAGTTTAATATAGTCGTATAGCTGATTCCTGTTTTCGGGGCTAATTGACTTGTACTTCTCCCGCTTCCATCCTGTGTC is a window encoding:
- a CDS encoding transposase; this translates as MKYSPGFRVSIIRKTQDGSGRSTSQLAPKTGISYTTILNWIEKYRTGKLSLDDADGMTPHQRNPGEKLALLLENKILPEEQKGEWLRQHRLPYSLSTLL
- a CDS encoding RNA-binding domain-containing protein, producing the protein MTINQIKELLTQGENLNIEFKEAYNALPTNLFETICAFLNTDGGTILLGVSDKGEIKGVNPAAKDQMKANLANLSNNPQKLDLPYLLFPKDYEMGGKWIITVQVPLSSQLHKTGGQIYLRSEDGDYRVQGTEQLAGLLNRKLGLFSEQRPQQMATLDDLRPELFDKVRALMHAYNSSHPWIQLSNEELLQIGGFYTIDKETGKNCLTLAALLLFGSDLAIQRAVPAYKFDCLLRRNDEERYDDRVEIRTNLIDAYDQMMAFVDKHLNDPFYLEGDMRISLMDKIFREAISNIISHRDYMSASPGRLIIYNDRVILDNPCTQHFFGEITPENLHPYSHNPTLCKFMIQLGRFDELGSGVRNINKYLPLYSKGAKPVFKEDKQYFQLTLPLEGPVKGPVDSQKSSEKSSEKSSEKIVSLMAENPNITIAELSKAVGIGDRAIEKNIAALQSQNKIKRVGPDKGGHWEVLK